The following proteins are co-located in the Pyxicephalus adspersus chromosome Z, UCB_Pads_2.0, whole genome shotgun sequence genome:
- the FHL1 gene encoding four and a half LIM domains protein 1 isoform X2 gives MSADTSVLTSSVCEERTARSPRHYAVGTMSDRLDCHYCRAPLQGKKYVEKDGHKCCVKCFDKIVANTCAECRKPIGVDTKELHYKSRYWHDSCFRCYKCYHPLANEQFVFKDNKIQCPKCTNREDALRCSGCHKQIQPGGRNVEYKGSAWHEECFKCSNCSQSIGSGSFFPKGADIICVACHEQKFAKNCVKCKNPISTGGITYQDQPWHGDCFVCETCHKKLAGQRFTAVEDHYYCVDCYKTFVAKKCAGCNNPITGFGKGSNVVNYEGHSWHEYCFTCKKCSLNLANKRFVRQNEQIYCPDCAKKL, from the exons gtCCCCGCCACTACGCTGTGGGCACAATGTCTGACCGTCTTGACTGCCACTACTGCAGAGCCCCTCTGCAAGGCAAGAAGTATGTTGAGAAGGATGGACACAAATGCTGTGTGAAATGCTTTGATAAGATCGTTGCCAACACTTGTGCCGAGTGCAGGAAACCTATTGGAGTTGATACTAAG GAGCTCCATTACAAGAGCCGTTATTGGCATGACTCCTGCTTCCGCTGCTACAAATGTTACCATCCTTTGgccaatgaacaatttgtgttcAAAGACAATAAAATCCAATGTCCTAAATGCACCAACAGAGAGGACGCTTTGCGTTGCAGTGGATGCCACAAGCAAATCCAGCCAG GTGGTCGCAATGTTGAGTACAAGGGTAGCGCCTGGCACGAGGAATGCTTCAAATGCAGCAACTGCAGCCAATCCATTGGGTCCGGCAGCTTCTTTCCAAAGGGAGCCGATATCATCTGTGTGGCCTGTCATGAACAAAAATTTGCTAAAAACTGTGTGAAGTGCAAGAAC CCAATTTCAACCGGAGGGATAACCTATCAGGACCAGCCCTGGCATGGTGACTGCTTTGTGTGTGAAACCTGCCACAAGAAGTTAGCTGGCCAGCGCTTCACCGCCGTCGAGGATCATTACTATTGTGTGGATTGCTACAAGACTTTTGTAGCAAAGAAGTGTGCCGGATGCAACAACCCAATCACAG GGTTTGGAAAAGGATCCAATGTTGTGAATTATGAAGGCCATTCTTGGCATGAGTACTGCTTCACCTGTAAGAAGTGCTCCCTGAACCTGGCTAACAAGCGTTTTGTACGCCAAAATGAGCAGATTTACTGCCCTGACTGCGCCAAGAAACTCTAA
- the FHL1 gene encoding four and a half LIM domains protein 1 isoform X1: protein MLSNKWLVSAKHRSLTGLGGLLVVTMSYERHSGPRHYAVGTMSDRLDCHYCRAPLQGKKYVEKDGHKCCVKCFDKIVANTCAECRKPIGVDTKELHYKSRYWHDSCFRCYKCYHPLANEQFVFKDNKIQCPKCTNREDALRCSGCHKQIQPGGRNVEYKGSAWHEECFKCSNCSQSIGSGSFFPKGADIICVACHEQKFAKNCVKCKNPISTGGITYQDQPWHGDCFVCETCHKKLAGQRFTAVEDHYYCVDCYKTFVAKKCAGCNNPITGFGKGSNVVNYEGHSWHEYCFTCKKCSLNLANKRFVRQNEQIYCPDCAKKL, encoded by the exons gtCCCCGCCACTACGCTGTGGGCACAATGTCTGACCGTCTTGACTGCCACTACTGCAGAGCCCCTCTGCAAGGCAAGAAGTATGTTGAGAAGGATGGACACAAATGCTGTGTGAAATGCTTTGATAAGATCGTTGCCAACACTTGTGCCGAGTGCAGGAAACCTATTGGAGTTGATACTAAG GAGCTCCATTACAAGAGCCGTTATTGGCATGACTCCTGCTTCCGCTGCTACAAATGTTACCATCCTTTGgccaatgaacaatttgtgttcAAAGACAATAAAATCCAATGTCCTAAATGCACCAACAGAGAGGACGCTTTGCGTTGCAGTGGATGCCACAAGCAAATCCAGCCAG GTGGTCGCAATGTTGAGTACAAGGGTAGCGCCTGGCACGAGGAATGCTTCAAATGCAGCAACTGCAGCCAATCCATTGGGTCCGGCAGCTTCTTTCCAAAGGGAGCCGATATCATCTGTGTGGCCTGTCATGAACAAAAATTTGCTAAAAACTGTGTGAAGTGCAAGAAC CCAATTTCAACCGGAGGGATAACCTATCAGGACCAGCCCTGGCATGGTGACTGCTTTGTGTGTGAAACCTGCCACAAGAAGTTAGCTGGCCAGCGCTTCACCGCCGTCGAGGATCATTACTATTGTGTGGATTGCTACAAGACTTTTGTAGCAAAGAAGTGTGCCGGATGCAACAACCCAATCACAG GGTTTGGAAAAGGATCCAATGTTGTGAATTATGAAGGCCATTCTTGGCATGAGTACTGCTTCACCTGTAAGAAGTGCTCCCTGAACCTGGCTAACAAGCGTTTTGTACGCCAAAATGAGCAGATTTACTGCCCTGACTGCGCCAAGAAACTCTAA